A genomic segment from Alistipes senegalensis JC50 encodes:
- the rsxA gene encoding electron transport complex subunit RsxA: MEISYFAIIIGAIFVNNVVLAQFLGICPFLGVSSKVETSMGMGAAVTFVMAIAAVVAWLIQTYVLVPLDIVYMQTIVFILVIAALVQMVEIMLKKMSPSLYQALGIFLPLITTNCAVLGVAILMIQKEFNLLQSVTYSVATALGFALALVLFAGIRERLDFEDVPKAFKGIPIALITAGILAMAFMGFSGLV; the protein is encoded by the coding sequence ATGGAGATTTCCTATTTTGCAATCATCATCGGCGCCATCTTCGTCAACAACGTCGTGCTGGCGCAGTTCCTCGGCATCTGCCCCTTCCTGGGCGTGTCGTCCAAGGTCGAGACCTCGATGGGCATGGGAGCCGCCGTAACCTTCGTGATGGCCATTGCGGCCGTCGTGGCGTGGCTGATCCAGACCTATGTGCTTGTGCCGCTGGACATCGTCTACATGCAGACGATCGTCTTTATCCTCGTGATCGCGGCCCTCGTGCAGATGGTCGAGATCATGCTCAAAAAGATGTCGCCGTCGCTCTATCAGGCGTTGGGTATCTTCCTGCCTCTCATCACGACCAACTGCGCCGTGCTGGGCGTTGCGATCCTGATGATCCAGAAGGAGTTCAACCTCTTGCAGAGCGTCACCTACTCGGTGGCCACGGCCCTGGGCTTCGCACTGGCGCTGGTGCTCTTCGCCGGCATCCGCGAGCGTCTCGATTTCGAGGACGTTCCCAAGGCGTTCAAGGGCATTCCCATCGCGCTGATCACGGCCGGAATTCTGGCTATGGCGTTCATGGGATTCTCCGGTCTGGTCTGA
- a CDS encoding SusC/RagA family TonB-linked outer membrane protein — MKNTCIYLWGILTVCVIGTIQGAPHPEEAENRVAAMSDSAIRTDSAIRARRVLRIYQTLDMPFARTLDKRSSTSSTAAYYENDLDKYPSNDLRNAFTGVVDGLTVTERSGMPGLHYGEESLRGSITSRGFTPTFVVDGMPIYLSQLQLDPEEIESMTFVRDIADKALFGSRASGGVINITTRRGHPGERRIRVGFESGVSVVDRSPEWVNGVEYAQLQNQARINSGYAPLYSNETIEGFTLRDANSLTAPNADYRSLMFKDTKPYYKANVSFDGGSERLAYSTYLGYAGEGDIFKVGSTADFNRLTVRTHLNAAITRDLKIDFGFAGGLSFRRSPRYGNSGAASAAEFDNAFVGAVRTPAVEFPLIVSRDETTGNVVYGVSQNYGTNPYAALTENGFFTEKGRSGTVATTLTYDLHALLKGLKFQSYAALDLFNMTRIGKNPDYTAVIYDQSTGSTIKTPHEGAQVSGKSIMGKWTHQGLFLHEKLSYDYRNDDHRVGAAAVFYLETVERSGNSYRERQLALIGSLDYAFREKYLFQAVVNYAGSSMFRPGKRFGVFPSFGVGWVISEEGFMQDVKWIDYLKVRGQAGVIGYDTFGSQDLYEDYYVKSKGINFGSYTTNYQWLGSSNRYQSYINTISRLGNPDLTWEKRKEITAGIDVLLLRKRLSLEVNYFNTKREGIITNMSSVLPKLYGMDGIGTYENYNDIRYRGWEAALYWSDRIGKVEYTVGGSISTLKGKYLRYSENVVYDYQRVTGSATGSYRGYVCLGKFTSQEEIDTSPRQLFDDEVQVGDLKYADLNDDGLIDSNDTRVIGNTTPKVNYSVSINLRYRNFDLTIVGTGRAGFDTALTNSWYWNGWGTDNYSTFVRDNIGGDYPRLAYVKSNNNFQNSSFWLRDGGYFKIQNVELGYNLRFRSQSVFKGLRVFLRGANLCTISGIKDVDPENINSGVTEYPLYRTFTAGFKLSF, encoded by the coding sequence ATGAAGAACACCTGCATATACCTATGGGGCATCCTGACGGTATGCGTCATCGGAACGATTCAAGGCGCTCCGCATCCGGAAGAGGCGGAAAACCGCGTCGCCGCGATGTCCGATTCCGCGATTCGGACGGACTCCGCGATTCGCGCCCGGCGCGTCCTGCGTATCTATCAGACTTTGGACATGCCTTTCGCCCGCACGCTCGACAAGCGCAGTTCGACGAGCAGCACCGCGGCCTATTACGAAAACGACCTGGACAAATATCCGTCAAACGACCTGCGCAACGCCTTCACAGGCGTCGTGGACGGACTGACGGTCACCGAGCGGAGCGGCATGCCGGGGCTGCACTACGGGGAGGAGTCGCTCCGCGGGTCGATCACCAGCCGGGGATTCACGCCGACGTTCGTCGTTGACGGCATGCCGATATACCTTTCGCAGCTGCAACTCGATCCCGAGGAGATCGAATCCATGACGTTCGTCCGCGACATCGCCGACAAGGCCCTCTTCGGATCGCGCGCCAGCGGCGGCGTAATCAACATCACCACCCGCCGCGGACATCCCGGCGAACGGCGCATCCGCGTGGGGTTCGAAAGCGGCGTGAGCGTGGTGGACCGCAGTCCCGAGTGGGTCAACGGCGTCGAATACGCGCAGCTGCAGAATCAGGCGCGCATCAACAGCGGATACGCGCCGCTCTACTCCAACGAAACGATCGAAGGGTTCACGCTCCGCGATGCGAACAGCCTCACGGCGCCGAACGCCGACTACCGCAGTCTGATGTTCAAGGACACGAAACCCTATTACAAGGCCAACGTCTCGTTCGACGGCGGATCGGAACGGCTCGCATACAGCACCTACCTGGGGTATGCCGGCGAAGGGGACATCTTCAAGGTCGGGAGCACGGCCGACTTCAACCGGCTGACCGTCCGCACGCACCTCAACGCCGCCATCACGCGGGACCTGAAGATCGACTTCGGATTCGCCGGCGGCCTGAGCTTCCGCCGCTCCCCGCGCTACGGCAACAGCGGAGCGGCTTCCGCCGCGGAGTTCGACAATGCGTTCGTCGGGGCCGTGCGCACGCCCGCGGTGGAATTTCCGCTGATCGTCTCGCGCGACGAGACGACCGGAAACGTCGTCTACGGCGTCAGCCAGAACTACGGAACCAACCCCTACGCCGCACTCACCGAAAACGGCTTCTTCACGGAGAAAGGACGGTCGGGCACCGTTGCGACCACACTGACCTACGATCTGCACGCCCTGCTCAAGGGGCTGAAGTTCCAGTCCTATGCGGCGCTCGACCTCTTCAACATGACCCGCATCGGCAAGAATCCCGACTACACGGCGGTGATCTACGACCAATCGACCGGTTCGACCATCAAGACCCCGCACGAAGGGGCGCAGGTCTCCGGCAAGTCCATCATGGGCAAATGGACCCATCAGGGGCTCTTCCTGCACGAAAAGCTGAGCTACGACTACCGGAACGACGACCACCGGGTCGGCGCGGCGGCGGTCTTCTATCTGGAGACGGTCGAGCGCTCGGGAAACTCCTACCGCGAACGCCAGCTGGCGCTGATCGGCTCTCTGGACTATGCGTTCCGGGAGAAGTATCTCTTTCAGGCCGTCGTGAACTACGCCGGTTCGTCGATGTTCCGGCCGGGGAAACGCTTCGGGGTTTTCCCATCGTTCGGCGTGGGCTGGGTCATATCCGAAGAGGGATTCATGCAGGACGTGAAATGGATCGACTACCTCAAGGTGCGCGGTCAGGCGGGCGTGATCGGCTACGACACGTTCGGCTCGCAGGACCTCTACGAGGACTACTACGTGAAAAGCAAGGGAATCAATTTCGGGTCTTACACGACGAATTACCAATGGCTGGGCTCCTCGAACCGCTACCAGTCCTACATCAATACCATCTCGCGGCTGGGCAATCCCGACCTGACCTGGGAGAAACGCAAGGAGATAACCGCGGGCATCGACGTGCTGCTGCTGCGGAAACGGCTCTCGCTGGAGGTCAACTACTTCAACACGAAGCGCGAGGGCATCATCACCAACATGAGTTCCGTACTGCCGAAACTCTACGGCATGGACGGCATCGGCACCTACGAGAATTACAACGACATCCGCTATCGGGGCTGGGAGGCCGCGCTCTACTGGTCCGACCGGATCGGCAAGGTGGAGTACACCGTAGGCGGCAGCATCTCGACGCTCAAGGGCAAATACCTGCGCTACTCCGAAAACGTGGTTTACGATTACCAGCGCGTCACGGGATCGGCGACGGGTTCCTACCGGGGCTATGTCTGCCTGGGCAAGTTCACCTCGCAGGAGGAGATCGACACCTCGCCCCGGCAGCTCTTCGACGACGAAGTGCAGGTCGGCGACCTGAAATACGCCGACCTGAACGATGACGGACTCATCGACAGCAACGACACGCGGGTGATCGGCAACACGACGCCCAAAGTGAACTACTCGGTGAGCATCAACCTGCGCTACCGGAATTTCGACCTGACGATCGTCGGAACGGGCCGGGCCGGATTCGACACGGCGCTGACCAACAGCTGGTATTGGAACGGCTGGGGAACCGACAACTATTCGACCTTCGTGCGCGACAACATCGGCGGCGACTATCCGCGCCTGGCCTACGTCAAGTCGAACAACAACTTCCAGAACTCCTCGTTCTGGCTGCGCGACGGCGGATACTTCAAGATTCAGAACGTCGAGCTGGGCTACAACCTCCGCTTCCGCAGCCAGTCGGTCTTCAAGGGGCTGCGCGTCTTCCTGCGCGGCGCCAATCTCTGCACCATCAGCGGAATCAAGGATGTCGATCCAGAAAACATCAACTCGGGAGTGACCGAGTATCCGCTCTACCGCACCTTCACGGCAGGGTTCAAACTCTCTTTCTAA
- a CDS encoding polysaccharide lyase family 8 super-sandwich domain-containing protein: MKRFLTYAALLACSAVHAGTGSLDALRAAFVRASTASYAPDRQLAERFIECSDSGRANDVLLLQLYMSVHLPAEEVRRLLGLIDEQGRWSDIDYADRTRGRWQPTLHLTRLYALAKLWADPGSESYRSQRLRDVLHAGIGLWLRIDPRCPNWWHNEIGVPKKLTAILLMLGDEATPEEIAGGLRILKRSQFGRTGQNKVWLAGNNLMKGLLTDDGELVQRARDAIAEEIRLTTGEGIQPDWSFHQHGPQIQFGNYGLAYAESISFWFRVLEGSPYAFPAEQYDIVRRLLTDGICRSVWQGTMDPSFCGRQVFIDAGRGKALSLAVTARNMAATGRPGSREFARIAKRNLRPGSREAAGSSYYWRSDCGIHRSKRWYASVRMHSERTVGFEMTNRENLLANFSADGALLTMQHGAEYENIFACWDWRRIPGTTAYDDGAPIKCSDDADEKRNRSRWVGGLAADGLLCTTMELRRDSLRAVKSNFLFEEIVVAVGAGIRNDAPPRELFTTLEQNRLRGEVVAGTSGGRLSIPEERPTGRSFRPGEVQWIHHDGRGYLLLDEQEVRLSTAMQHGKWDPIDPFYRDRADSARIFKCWVEHRCDTAGSYAYAILPCRNAKQTARTAAKRPVELLRNDDACQAVKYGRTVCAVFRRPGSVGAGGLTLRVDAPAVVAIDLRTKRIAASSPCASALNVSLSDGKRRRTASLSLPDGDAMQGATVCGRLK; this comes from the coding sequence ATGAAACGCTTTCTGACATACGCCGCTCTGCTCGCCTGTTCCGCCGTTCATGCCGGCACCGGGTCCCTGGACGCCCTCCGTGCGGCGTTCGTCCGGGCCTCGACAGCATCGTACGCCCCCGACAGGCAGCTCGCGGAACGCTTCATCGAGTGCTCGGACAGCGGCCGCGCCAACGACGTGCTGCTGTTGCAGCTCTACATGTCCGTACATCTTCCGGCGGAGGAGGTACGGCGTCTGCTCGGCCTGATCGACGAGCAGGGGCGCTGGAGCGACATCGACTACGCGGACCGCACCCGCGGACGCTGGCAGCCGACGCTCCACCTGACGCGGCTCTACGCCCTGGCCAAACTCTGGGCGGACCCCGGTTCGGAGAGCTACCGCAGCCAGCGGTTGCGCGACGTGCTCCATGCCGGCATCGGGCTCTGGCTGCGGATTGACCCCCGGTGTCCGAACTGGTGGCACAACGAAATCGGCGTTCCGAAAAAGCTGACCGCCATTCTGTTGATGCTCGGCGACGAAGCGACCCCCGAAGAGATCGCAGGAGGACTGCGGATTCTGAAACGGTCGCAGTTCGGACGCACCGGCCAGAACAAGGTCTGGCTCGCAGGCAACAACCTCATGAAGGGGTTGCTGACCGACGACGGGGAGCTGGTGCAGCGGGCCCGCGACGCTATCGCCGAGGAGATCCGGCTCACCACGGGCGAAGGCATCCAGCCGGACTGGTCGTTCCACCAGCACGGTCCGCAAATTCAGTTCGGCAACTACGGACTGGCCTACGCCGAGAGCATCTCGTTCTGGTTCCGGGTGCTGGAGGGTTCGCCCTATGCCTTCCCGGCGGAGCAGTACGACATCGTGCGGAGGCTGCTGACCGACGGCATCTGCCGAAGCGTCTGGCAGGGCACGATGGACCCGAGCTTCTGCGGCCGTCAGGTCTTCATCGACGCCGGACGGGGCAAAGCGCTGTCGCTGGCCGTAACGGCCCGGAACATGGCGGCGACGGGGCGTCCCGGAAGCCGGGAGTTCGCCCGCATCGCAAAGCGGAATCTCCGGCCGGGAAGCCGGGAGGCTGCGGGCAGCAGCTACTACTGGCGTTCGGACTGCGGCATCCACCGTTCGAAACGATGGTACGCCTCCGTGCGGATGCACTCCGAACGCACGGTCGGATTCGAGATGACCAACCGGGAGAACCTGTTGGCGAATTTCTCGGCCGACGGTGCGCTGCTGACCATGCAACACGGGGCGGAATACGAGAATATTTTCGCCTGCTGGGACTGGCGGCGCATCCCGGGAACCACGGCCTACGACGACGGTGCTCCGATCAAGTGCAGCGACGACGCCGACGAAAAGCGGAACCGCTCCCGGTGGGTCGGCGGTCTGGCCGCCGACGGCCTGCTCTGCACGACGATGGAGCTGCGGCGCGACAGCCTCCGGGCCGTCAAATCGAACTTCCTGTTCGAAGAGATCGTCGTGGCGGTGGGCGCCGGCATCCGGAACGACGCGCCGCCGCGGGAGCTCTTCACGACGCTGGAACAGAACCGGCTGCGCGGCGAGGTCGTCGCGGGAACCTCCGGCGGCAGGCTCAGTATTCCGGAGGAGCGACCGACCGGGCGCAGTTTCCGGCCGGGAGAGGTGCAGTGGATTCACCACGACGGACGCGGCTATCTCCTGCTCGACGAACAGGAGGTGCGGCTCTCGACCGCCATGCAACACGGCAAATGGGACCCGATCGACCCCTTCTACCGCGACCGCGCGGACTCGGCCCGGATCTTCAAATGCTGGGTGGAGCACCGCTGCGACACGGCCGGCAGCTATGCCTATGCGATCCTGCCCTGCCGGAATGCGAAGCAGACGGCGCGCACGGCAGCCAAACGCCCGGTGGAGCTCCTGCGCAACGACGACGCCTGCCAGGCCGTGAAATACGGCCGCACGGTCTGCGCGGTGTTCCGCAGGCCCGGGAGCGTCGGGGCCGGAGGACTGACGCTCCGCGTCGATGCCCCCGCCGTCGTAGCGATCGACCTGCGCACGAAACGCATTGCGGCCTCCTCGCCGTGCGCGTCCGCGCTGAACGTATCGCTGTCGGACGGAAAAAGGCGGCGCACGGCCAGCCTCAGCCTTCCGGACGGCGACGCCATGCAGGGCGCGACCGTATGCGGACGATTGAAATAA
- a CDS encoding DUF1735 domain-containing protein: MKNRIAALPLLLALFCSGCYDDYVEDYDHSGVYVAYQYDLRSFIVGEEMSFEIGSVLGGVIENERDRSVYYVLDDDLVDGDLSPYSGAASPFTAWQAMSGAVTVSGISQSYVTEAVKASGIGRLTPLPREYFTVSDDRKISIPRGRHTGTVTVTADPEALLADPNMSHDPYYAIGFRLTSADADTVLIAKSYQVVAVRYENMLFGHYYHGGKMHTVNAAGQITATKVYPTTIPSQEGTHAVYTLTTVAPDAVETDYIGNGTKQGSLRLTLDGDKVTVSSSSISVEDLGSGYNRARLLQDRKIFLHYRYPNGDGTSTEVIDTLTFRNRMHDGVNEWQDSDPAHYD; the protein is encoded by the coding sequence ATGAAAAATAGAATTGCAGCGCTGCCGCTCCTGCTCGCACTCTTCTGCTCGGGCTGTTACGACGATTATGTCGAGGATTACGACCACAGCGGCGTCTATGTCGCCTATCAGTACGATCTGCGCTCGTTCATCGTGGGCGAGGAGATGTCGTTCGAGATCGGTTCGGTACTCGGAGGCGTGATAGAGAACGAACGCGACCGTTCGGTCTACTACGTCCTCGACGACGATCTGGTCGATGGCGACCTCTCGCCTTACAGCGGAGCCGCATCGCCGTTCACGGCATGGCAGGCGATGAGCGGAGCCGTCACGGTCTCCGGCATCAGCCAGTCCTATGTCACCGAGGCCGTAAAAGCGAGCGGCATCGGCCGGCTGACGCCGCTGCCGCGGGAGTATTTTACGGTCAGCGACGACCGGAAGATCTCGATTCCGCGCGGCCGGCATACGGGCACGGTCACCGTAACGGCTGATCCGGAGGCTCTGCTCGCAGATCCGAACATGAGCCACGATCCGTACTACGCCATCGGATTCCGCCTCACGAGCGCCGATGCCGACACCGTGCTGATCGCCAAATCCTATCAGGTAGTCGCCGTGCGCTATGAAAACATGCTTTTCGGGCACTACTACCACGGCGGAAAGATGCACACGGTCAATGCGGCAGGACAGATAACGGCGACCAAGGTCTATCCGACGACGATCCCGAGTCAGGAGGGCACCCACGCCGTCTATACGCTGACCACGGTGGCTCCCGACGCCGTGGAAACGGACTACATCGGAAACGGCACCAAACAGGGATCGCTGCGGCTGACGCTCGACGGGGATAAAGTCACGGTCTCGTCGTCTTCGATCTCCGTCGAGGATCTGGGGTCCGGTTACAACCGGGCCCGCCTGCTCCAGGACCGCAAGATCTTCCTGCACTACCGCTATCCCAACGGGGACGGAACCTCGACGGAGGTGATTGACACGCTGACGTTCCGCAACCGCATGCACGACGGCGTGAACGAATGGCAGGACAGCGACCCCGCCCATTACGATTGA
- a CDS encoding family 43 glycosylhydrolase: MRTDLFLFLTLSLAAITSCDEASGDRYDPSTYKNPVTTQKMPDPTVIRDGDTFYLYATEAVRNVPIMKSRDLVNWTLCGTVFSEATRPDFTEGGEIWAPDINYVGDRYLLYYSLSSWGGIEDCGIGVAEAETPEGPWINHGKLFISKEIGCLNSIDPFFIEEDGAKYLFWGSFRGIWGARLSDDGLTLDTSTIQPVAGTAFEATYIHKRGNYYYLFASTGSCCSGLNSTYSVVVGRSENLFGPYVDRNGEEMLSNHYETVLKGNGAFAGPGHNAEIVTDRDGTDWLLYHAYWVNSPSSRTLMLDRVNWTDGWPLVNDGYPSNQAASPRL, translated from the coding sequence ATGCGAACCGATTTGTTTCTCTTTCTGACCCTTTCTCTGGCGGCAATCACCTCGTGCGACGAGGCATCCGGCGACAGATACGACCCGTCCACCTACAAAAACCCGGTCACGACACAGAAGATGCCGGACCCCACGGTCATCCGCGACGGCGACACGTTCTATCTTTATGCGACGGAGGCCGTCCGCAACGTGCCGATCATGAAATCGCGCGACCTGGTCAACTGGACGCTGTGCGGCACGGTCTTCTCCGAGGCCACGCGCCCCGACTTCACGGAGGGCGGCGAGATATGGGCCCCCGACATCAACTATGTCGGCGACCGCTATCTGCTCTACTATTCGCTCTCCTCGTGGGGCGGCATCGAGGACTGCGGCATCGGCGTCGCCGAGGCCGAGACGCCCGAAGGACCCTGGATCAACCACGGCAAGCTGTTCATCAGCAAGGAGATCGGCTGTCTGAACTCGATCGACCCGTTCTTCATCGAGGAGGACGGCGCGAAATACCTCTTCTGGGGGAGTTTCCGCGGCATCTGGGGCGCCCGGCTGTCGGACGACGGGCTCACGCTGGACACCTCGACCATTCAGCCGGTCGCCGGCACGGCTTTCGAGGCCACATACATCCACAAACGCGGAAACTACTACTACCTCTTCGCCTCAACCGGCAGTTGCTGTTCCGGGTTGAACAGCACCTATTCGGTCGTGGTGGGACGCTCCGAGAATCTTTTCGGCCCCTATGTGGACCGCAACGGCGAGGAGATGCTCTCGAACCATTACGAAACAGTCCTGAAGGGCAACGGAGCCTTCGCCGGACCGGGGCACAACGCCGAGATCGTAACCGACCGCGACGGCACGGACTGGCTCCTCTACCACGCCTACTGGGTCAACAGCCCGAGCAGCCGCACCCTGATGCTCGACCGGGTGAACTGGACCGACGGCTGGCCGCTGGTCAATGACGGCTATCCGTCGAATCAGGCCGCATCGCCGCGCCTCTGA
- a CDS encoding RagB/SusD family nutrient uptake outer membrane protein, with product MKNTIWGLTALLALAGCSDFLDPLPNGHYTDENLNEYPSMIRGFVEKSYDLLPTAYTKAEYLYLDGATDDLVITERNHAMRSFALGTGTPASDPFKTYWIRDYQGIMYVNKFLDNDLGLTTRYMINEEQNRMLQKNLQGDAYALRAWWQYDLLRKWGGRGTDGRLLGFPIVTEAIDVFNADAGSFERATYEECVKQILDDCDRALEYLPEANRDWLTTNTNLEGAIRWHRFDQLSVKALKALVYLQWASPAFNPDNDLSRWENAAKYAAEVMDFKLTQDGAHGFDPAAAFAWTDPNSPEIIWSSDYSKGSTLEKLFYPAGFLGTGSLGPTQELVDAFPAANGYPIDHPLSNYDPLRPYADRDSRFYSAIFHNGADVCRVGNGEVMYTFDTSVGGRDEAGGINNSMTNYYIRKYLYLGWNGNDESIQTMPKSIFFIRWAQMCLTFAEAANRVSGPMTELYGYTPKQVLAYLRSRPTNDGMPGVGATADPYLDECAAAGPEEFEKLVRNERRIELCFEGQRFYDLRRWATDATALNGSVSKPVISAAQINRVEVEKRSYQSLWVPIPYTEMIRMEKMVQNEGWSNWE from the coding sequence ATGAAAAATACAATTTGGGGGCTGACAGCCCTGCTGGCGCTGGCCGGATGCTCCGACTTCCTCGATCCGCTGCCCAACGGCCACTATACGGACGAAAATCTGAATGAATACCCCTCCATGATCCGCGGTTTCGTCGAAAAAAGCTACGACCTGCTGCCTACGGCCTACACGAAAGCGGAGTATCTCTATCTCGACGGTGCGACGGACGACCTGGTCATAACGGAGCGGAACCATGCGATGCGCAGCTTCGCCCTCGGCACCGGAACGCCCGCCAGCGACCCGTTCAAGACCTACTGGATACGCGACTACCAGGGCATCATGTATGTGAACAAGTTTCTGGACAACGATCTGGGCCTCACCACGCGCTATATGATCAACGAGGAGCAGAACAGGATGTTGCAGAAGAACCTGCAAGGCGACGCCTACGCCCTGCGGGCCTGGTGGCAGTACGACCTGCTGCGCAAATGGGGAGGCCGGGGCACCGACGGACGGCTGCTGGGATTCCCGATCGTCACCGAGGCCATAGATGTCTTCAACGCCGACGCCGGCTCGTTCGAACGCGCCACCTACGAGGAGTGCGTGAAGCAGATTCTCGACGACTGCGACCGGGCGCTCGAATACCTCCCGGAGGCCAACCGCGACTGGCTCACGACCAATACGAACCTCGAAGGGGCGATCCGCTGGCATCGTTTCGACCAGCTGTCCGTCAAAGCCTTGAAGGCGCTGGTCTACCTGCAATGGGCCTCTCCGGCGTTCAACCCCGACAACGACCTTTCGCGTTGGGAGAATGCGGCGAAATACGCCGCCGAAGTGATGGATTTCAAACTCACGCAGGACGGAGCCCACGGATTCGATCCCGCAGCGGCGTTCGCCTGGACCGATCCCAACAGTCCCGAGATCATCTGGTCGTCCGACTATTCGAAAGGCAGCACGCTGGAGAAGCTCTTCTACCCGGCCGGATTTCTCGGGACCGGCAGCCTGGGCCCCACCCAGGAGCTGGTCGATGCCTTCCCGGCGGCCAACGGCTATCCGATCGACCATCCCCTGTCGAATTACGATCCGCTCCGGCCCTATGCCGACCGGGATTCGCGCTTTTACAGCGCTATATTCCATAACGGGGCGGATGTCTGCCGTGTCGGCAACGGCGAAGTGATGTACACCTTCGACACCTCGGTCGGCGGACGCGACGAGGCCGGAGGCATCAACAATTCGATGACCAACTACTACATCCGCAAGTACCTCTACCTGGGGTGGAACGGCAACGACGAGTCGATCCAGACCATGCCCAAGTCGATCTTCTTCATCCGCTGGGCTCAGATGTGCCTCACGTTCGCCGAGGCGGCCAACCGGGTGTCGGGCCCGATGACGGAACTCTACGGCTACACCCCCAAGCAGGTCCTCGCCTATCTGCGAAGCCGCCCCACCAACGACGGAATGCCGGGCGTCGGGGCGACGGCGGACCCCTATCTCGACGAATGCGCCGCCGCGGGCCCCGAGGAGTTCGAGAAGCTCGTGCGCAACGAACGCCGCATCGAACTCTGCTTCGAGGGGCAGCGTTTCTACGACCTGCGCCGCTGGGCGACGGACGCCACCGCACTGAACGGCTCGGTGAGCAAGCCGGTCATCTCCGCCGCGCAGATCAACCGCGTCGAGGTCGAAAAGCGCAGCTACCAATCATTATGGGTGCCCATCCCCTACACGGAGATGATCCGCATGGAAAAGATGGTGCAGAACGAAGGATGGTCCAACTGGGAATAA